A stretch of the Porites lutea chromosome 12, jaPorLute2.1, whole genome shotgun sequence genome encodes the following:
- the LOC140921314 gene encoding spliceosome-associated protein CWC27 homolog, giving the protein MSNIYIQEPPTNGKVLLITTCGEIDIELWSKEAPKACRNFIQLCLEGYYDGTIFHRIVKGFCVQGGDPTGTGMGGESIYGQPFKDEFHQRLRFVRRGLVAMANAGPNDNQSQFFFTLGATPELNGKHTIFGKVAGNTIYNMIKMEDCEVDGDDRPLFPPKIKKTEILHNPFDDIVPRQKKEEIKAKSDEKKRKVKGTKNFSLLSFGEEAEEDESTVTSVSKTLKMKSSHDVLQDPKLSSQPVVESTAAMLKHFT; this is encoded by the exons ATGAGCAATATATACATCCAGGAACCCCCTACAAATGGAAAG gTGCTTCTCATCACAACATGCGGTGAAATTGATATTGAACTGTGGTCAAAAGAAGCTCCAAAAGCTTGCAGAAATTTCATTCAGCTCTGTTTAGAAGGATATTATGATGGGACTATCTTTCATAGAATTGTCAAAG GATTTTGTGTCCAAGGAGGAGACCCAACAGGAACAGGAATGG GAGGGGAGTCCATTTATGGTCAACCATTCAAG GATGAATTTCACCAAAGATTACGGTTTGTACGTCGAGGGTTGGTTGCTATGGCTAATGCTGGTCCTAACGATAATCAAAGCCAGTTCTTCTTCACCCTTGGAGCCACACCCGAGTTGAATGGAAAGCACACAATTTTTGGAAAG gTTGCAGGAAATACAATTTACAACATGATTAAGATGGAGGATTGTGAGGTTGATGGAGATGACAGGCCACTGTTTCCACCAAAAATCAAGAAAACTGAG ATCTTGCATAATCCCTTTGATGACATTGTTCCAAGGCAGAAGAAAGAggaaattaaagctaaaagtgatgaaaagaagagaaaggtCAAGGGAACAAA AAATTTCAGTTTGTTATCGTTTGGTGAGGAGGCTGAAGAAGATGAatcaacagtgacatcagtttCTAAG acactgaaaatgaagagcaGTCACGATGTTTTGCAAGATCCAAAGCTAAGTTCACAACCAGTTGTTGAGTCCACAGCTGCAATGTTAAAG